One segment of Campylobacter hominis ATCC BAA-381 DNA contains the following:
- a CDS encoding valine--tRNA ligase: MADFYNPKEVEEKYYKICEKRGYFEIDGNKNIQKKGKNFCIMMPPPNVTGVLHIGHALTFTLQDIMTRYKRMDGFKCLYQPGMDHAGIATQNVVEKRLLAQGIKKEELGREKFLEKIWEWKEQSGGTILKQMRLLGITPAWSRTRFTMDEGLKKAVKKAFVHLYDKGLIVRGNYMVNWCTHDGALSDVEVEHKEHKGKLYYIKYFLANDSKNFITLATTRPETFFGDSAVMVNPNDERYSNLIGKKVVLPIIGREIEIIADEYVDMSFGTGVVKVTPAHDQNDYEVGNRHNLEFITVFDEKGILNKECGKFEGLERLEARDAIVAELERLGNIDKIEDYTNQVGYCYRCKNVVEPYISKQWFVKKEIANEAIKAVNNGGAEFFPTHWINSFNAWMRELKDWCISRQLWWGHQIPVFYCDECGFEWASEEEMPEICPKCGSKKLHQDPDVLDTWFSSGLWPISTLGWGNGDELKNEKWFENDLKEFYPNTMLITGFDILFFWVARMFFQCEEATKKLPFHDVYLHALVKTSDGKKMSKSSGNVIDPIDKINEYSADILRFTLALLCIQGRDIRLSEEKLILVRNFTNKLYNAHKFLLLNASKFDDLSQCEIKTELGKYLLSRFNECVKCVRENLENYRFNDAATEIYKFLWDEFCDWGIELSKAEKSAITELGAIFKEAMKLLNPFMPFLSEYLYQNLSGTDLENTTSIMIDKYPQAGEINEKTEKIFSLIIEAVVSIRRAKATIDLGNSKIPLAYIKLNENINLENELEFIKLLAKCDDVKFVNEKVADAVADVSQNLSVFVPLSGVDLSEILKRLNAQKTKLEKEILKLEGMLKNEKFIANAPAEVVQTNREGLKNAKDQLSKVENEIRSLEI, translated from the coding sequence ATGGCTGATTTTTATAATCCGAAAGAAGTTGAAGAAAAATATTATAAAATTTGTGAAAAACGTGGATATTTTGAGATAGACGGCAACAAAAATATTCAAAAAAAAGGCAAAAATTTTTGCATTATGATGCCGCCTCCTAATGTTACAGGAGTGCTTCACATCGGACACGCGCTTACTTTTACACTGCAAGATATTATGACTCGCTACAAAAGAATGGACGGATTTAAATGTCTGTATCAACCCGGAATGGATCACGCAGGAATCGCTACTCAAAATGTCGTAGAAAAGAGACTTTTAGCCCAAGGGATAAAAAAAGAAGAGCTTGGACGCGAAAAATTTTTAGAAAAAATTTGGGAATGGAAAGAACAAAGCGGCGGTACTATTTTAAAGCAAATGCGTCTGCTCGGTATTACTCCTGCTTGGTCAAGAACGCGCTTTACGATGGATGAAGGCTTAAAAAAAGCGGTTAAAAAGGCTTTTGTGCATCTTTACGACAAAGGTCTTATAGTTCGTGGAAATTATATGGTTAATTGGTGCACACACGACGGCGCACTTAGTGACGTGGAAGTTGAACACAAAGAACATAAAGGAAAACTTTATTATATAAAATACTTTTTAGCTAATGATTCTAAAAATTTCATAACATTAGCAACAACAAGACCTGAAACTTTCTTTGGCGATAGTGCTGTAATGGTAAATCCAAATGATGAAAGATATAGTAATTTAATCGGTAAAAAAGTCGTTTTGCCTATAATCGGGCGAGAAATCGAAATAATTGCCGATGAATATGTTGATATGAGTTTTGGAACCGGCGTGGTAAAAGTAACCCCGGCTCACGATCAAAACGACTATGAAGTTGGAAATCGACACAATTTGGAGTTTATTACCGTTTTTGACGAAAAAGGAATTTTAAATAAAGAGTGCGGAAAATTTGAAGGTTTAGAAAGACTTGAAGCAAGAGATGCTATCGTTGCGGAGCTTGAAAGACTTGGAAATATCGACAAAATCGAAGATTATACAAATCAAGTCGGATATTGCTATCGCTGCAAAAATGTCGTAGAACCATACATTTCAAAACAATGGTTTGTCAAAAAAGAGATTGCAAATGAAGCTATAAAAGCCGTCAATAATGGCGGCGCAGAGTTTTTCCCAACTCATTGGATAAATAGTTTTAACGCCTGGATGCGAGAACTTAAAGATTGGTGTATTTCGCGTCAGCTTTGGTGGGGCCATCAAATTCCTGTTTTTTATTGCGATGAGTGCGGATTTGAATGGGCAAGTGAAGAAGAAATGCCAGAGATTTGTCCAAAATGCGGCAGTAAAAAACTTCATCAAGATCCAGACGTCCTTGATACTTGGTTTAGTAGCGGACTTTGGCCGATTTCTACGCTTGGTTGGGGAAACGGCGATGAACTTAAAAATGAAAAATGGTTTGAAAACGATTTAAAAGAATTTTATCCAAATACAATGCTTATTACAGGATTTGATATTTTATTTTTCTGGGTTGCAAGAATGTTTTTTCAATGCGAAGAAGCCACTAAAAAACTGCCTTTCCACGATGTATATTTACACGCTTTGGTTAAGACAAGCGACGGCAAAAAAATGAGTAAAAGCAGCGGAAATGTGATAGATCCGATTGATAAAATAAACGAATACAGTGCTGATATTTTACGCTTTACTTTGGCACTTTTATGTATTCAAGGACGCGATATTAGACTAAGTGAAGAAAAACTTATTTTAGTGCGAAATTTTACAAATAAACTTTACAATGCACATAAATTTTTACTTTTAAACGCTTCAAAATTCGATGATTTAAGTCAATGTGAAATCAAAACCGAACTTGGAAAATATCTATTAAGTCGTTTTAATGAATGCGTCAAATGTGTGCGCGAAAATTTGGAAAATTATAGATTTAACGATGCTGCGACAGAAATTTATAAATTCCTTTGGGATGAATTTTGTGATTGGGGAATTGAACTTAGTAAAGCCGAAAAATCAGCTATAACAGAACTTGGCGCGATTTTTAAAGAAGCTATGAAACTTTTAAATCCGTTTATGCCGTTTTTAAGTGAGTATTTATATCAAAATTTAAGTGGCACTGATTTGGAAAATACAACTTCAATAATGATTGACAAATATCCACAAGCAGGAGAGATAAACGAAAAAACGGAGAAAATTTTCTCTTTGATAATTGAAGCTGTTGTTAGCATTCGCCGTGCAAAAGCGACTATTGATTTAGGAAATTCAAAAATTCCACTTGCTTATATCAAGCTAAATGAAAATATAAATTTAGAAAATGAACTTGAGTTTATAAAACTTCTTGCAAAATGCGATGATGTTAAATTTGTGAACGAGAAAGTAGCCGACGCAGTGGCTGATGTAAGCCAAAATTTAAGCGTTTTTGTGCCTTTAAGCGGTGTTGATTTAAGTGAGATTTTAAAAAGGCTTAACGCACAAAAAACAAAGCTTGAAAAAGAGATTTTAAAACTTGAGGGAATGCTTAAAAATGAAAAATTTATCGCTAATGCCCCGGCTGAGGTTGTGCAAACCAACCGCGAAGGACTAAAAAACGCAAAAGATCAGCTCAGTAAAGTTGAAAATGAGATAAGAAGTTTGGAAATTTGA
- a CDS encoding type II restriction endonuclease, producing MKNKISFNDFLKTLQKTNATLDYFVNFKKCSTNIKKISIHLNQLNYLLNKQDLKSEIEFLFSKNKECFSVLNLLIAVRDKNTKLLDECGNLIDLKNYFENPKQIYDFFKQTGLEEIFKNSEIKNLNDYVFGIEVGLDTNARKNRGGTNFENLIAKKLDKEKIQYKKEVKSTNFADLDLGKDLKRFDFVIKSKNFTYLIETNFYNSGGSKLNEVARGYTEINAKISLNNKYKFIWITDGQGWLSAKNKLEEAYKSVEIYNLSNLKEFIDKVKNG from the coding sequence ATGAAAAACAAAATTTCATTTAATGATTTTTTAAAAACTCTACAAAAAACAAATGCTACACTTGATTATTTTGTAAATTTTAAAAAATGCTCTACAAACATAAAAAAGATCTCTATTCATTTAAACCAATTAAATTATTTGTTAAATAAGCAGGATTTAAAATCAGAAATTGAGTTTTTATTTAGCAAAAACAAAGAGTGTTTTTCTGTGCTAAATTTGTTGATTGCTGTGCGAGATAAAAATACAAAACTACTTGATGAATGTGGAAATTTAATAGATTTAAAAAACTATTTTGAAAATCCAAAACAAATTTATGATTTTTTCAAACAAACAGGGCTTGAAGAAATTTTCAAAAACTCAGAAATTAAAAATTTAAATGATTATGTTTTTGGTATAGAGGTAGGCTTGGATACAAATGCTAGGAAAAATCGAGGCGGAACAAATTTTGAGAATTTAATTGCCAAAAAACTAGATAAAGAAAAAATTCAGTATAAAAAAGAGGTAAAAAGCACTAATTTTGCTGATTTGGATTTGGGAAAGGATCTAAAAAGATTTGATTTTGTTATAAAATCTAAAAATTTTACATATTTAATTGAGACAAATTTCTATAACTCAGGCGGTTCAAAATTAAACGAAGTTGCAAGAGGCTACACCGAAATAAATGCAAAAATTTCTTTAAACAATAAATATAAATTTATTTGGATAACAGATGGACAAGGCTGGTTAAGCGCTAAAAATAAACTTGAAGAAGCCTATAAAAGTGTTGAAATTTACAACTTATCCAACTTAAAAGAATTTATTGACAAGGTAAAAAATGGCTAA
- a CDS encoding DNA-methyltransferase, giving the protein MAKFISDDKKFTLYNGDTFEILPKFKSKFDLIFADPPYFLSNDGLSIQSGRIVSVNKGNWDKSYGIDEIDKFNLEWLEMAKNALNDNGSVMISGTYHNIFSIGRALQKLDFKILNIITWQKTNPPPNFSCRYLTHSTEQIIWARKSEKHKHIFNYELMKKINDNKQMKDVWAFPAIAPWEKSCGKHPTQKPLRLLVRLILMASYENSTICDPFSGSSTTGIAANLLGRNFIGIEKEKEFIDISLARKNELDQNRNKIFNKIDDFKIFKELK; this is encoded by the coding sequence ATGGCTAAATTTATAAGTGATGATAAAAAATTTACACTTTATAATGGTGATACTTTTGAAATTTTGCCTAAATTTAAAAGTAAATTTGACCTTATTTTTGCCGATCCACCCTATTTTCTTTCAAATGACGGACTTAGCATCCAAAGTGGAAGGATTGTAAGCGTAAATAAGGGCAATTGGGACAAAAGTTATGGCATTGATGAGATTGATAAGTTTAATTTAGAGTGGCTAGAAATGGCAAAAAACGCTTTAAATGATAATGGAAGTGTAATGATTAGTGGAACCTATCACAATATCTTTTCTATTGGCAGAGCTTTACAAAAACTAGACTTCAAAATCCTAAATATTATTACTTGGCAAAAGACAAATCCACCGCCAAATTTCAGTTGTCGTTATCTCACTCACTCAACAGAACAGATTATTTGGGCTAGAAAAAGTGAAAAACACAAACACATTTTTAACTATGAGCTTATGAAAAAGATAAATGACAATAAGCAGATGAAAGATGTTTGGGCATTTCCTGCCATTGCACCTTGGGAAAAAAGTTGTGGTAAACACCCAACTCAAAAACCTTTAAGGCTTTTAGTAAGGCTTATTTTAATGGCAAGTTATGAAAATTCAACTATCTGTGATCCATTTAGTGGAAGCTCTACAACTGGAATTGCTGCAAATTTACTAGGTCGAAATTTTATAGGAATTGAAAAAGAAAAAGAATTTATTGATATTAGTTTAGCTAGAAAAAATGAGCTTGATCAAAACAGAAATAAAATTTTTAATAAAATTGATGACTTTAAAATTTTTAAAGAACTAAAATGA
- a CDS encoding DMT family protein: MKPYYTIILLILSNIFMTIAWYGHLKLSKLPTFSSLSLIWIILLSWGIAFFEYCFQIPANRYGFVENGGAFNIWQLKVLQEVITLVVFTAFTLLVFKNETLRLNHIIGFIFLVLAVYFIFKK; the protein is encoded by the coding sequence ATGAAACCATACTACACAATAATTTTGCTAATTTTATCAAACATATTTATGACAATTGCGTGGTATGGGCATTTAAAACTTAGCAAATTACCAACTTTTAGCTCACTTAGTCTTATTTGGATAATTTTACTTAGTTGGGGAATTGCATTTTTTGAATATTGTTTTCAAATTCCTGCAAATAGATATGGCTTTGTGGAAAATGGCGGTGCATTTAACATATGGCAGTTAAAAGTCTTGCAAGAAGTTATCACGCTAGTTGTATTTACAGCATTTACGCTGCTAGTTTTTAAAAATGAAACCTTAAGGTTAAATCACATAATAGGTTTTATTTTTCTTGTATTGGCGGTCTATTTTATATTTAAAAAATAA
- a CDS encoding tetratricopeptide repeat protein, giving the protein MKKIMVLLSFVCTVLFGNELEIADKAYKAGDYQKAFKYSKIACDNGEYEGCYGLGNLYRLGEGVEQNYTEASKYYKLACDNGVYLGCNSLGFLYAYGQGIRQNYKEAFKYYKLACDNGEHRSCYNLGVLYANGQGVRQNYSMTKEYFGKACDLGDQKGCDAFADLNQKGY; this is encoded by the coding sequence ATGAAAAAGATTATGGTTTTGCTATCTTTTGTCTGCACTGTTTTGTTTGGCAATGAACTTGAAATTGCTGATAAAGCTTATAAAGCAGGAGATTATCAAAAAGCTTTTAAATACTCTAAAATTGCTTGCGATAATGGAGAGTATGAAGGTTGTTACGGTCTTGGAAATTTATATAGACTTGGCGAAGGTGTAGAGCAAAATTACACAGAAGCTTCTAAATACTATAAATTAGCTTGTGATAATGGAGTATATTTAGGTTGCAACAGTCTTGGATTTTTATATGCTTACGGTCAAGGTATAAGACAAAATTACAAAGAAGCTTTTAAATACTATAAGTTAGCTTGTGATAATGGAGAACATAGAAGTTGTTACAATCTTGGAGTTTTATATGCCAATGGTCAAGGTGTAAGACAAAACTATAGCATGACAAAGGAGTATTTTGGTAAGGCTTGCGACTTGGGCGATCAAAAAGGTTGTGATGCATTTGCAGATCTAAATCAAAAAGGCTATTAG
- a CDS encoding tetratricopeptide repeat protein: protein MKKIIVLLSFVCAVLLGDELEIAAKAYEAGDYQKAFKYSKIACDSGEYRGCSGLGILYANGQGVEQNYAEASKYYKLACDNGDYGSCSNLGLLYVNGQGVKQNYTEAFKYYKLACDNGEYGGCTNLGLLYVNGQGVEQNYKEAFKYFKLACDNGVHIGCTNLGFLYVNGQGVEQNYKEAFKYFKLACDNGEYKGCGNLGVLYENGQGVRQSYSTAKEYYGKACDLGDQQGCDAFATLGKYGY from the coding sequence ATGAAAAAGATTATAGTTTTGCTATCTTTTGTCTGTGCTGTTTTGCTCGGCGATGAGCTTGAAATTGCTGCCAAAGCCTATGAGGCAGGAGACTATCAAAAAGCTTTTAAATACTCTAAAATTGCTTGTGATAGTGGAGAGTATAGAGGTTGTAGCGGTCTTGGAATTTTGTATGCCAATGGTCAAGGTGTAGAGCAAAATTACGCAGAAGCTTCTAAATACTATAAATTAGCTTGTGATAATGGAGATTATGGAAGCTGCAGCAATCTTGGACTTTTATATGTGAATGGTCAAGGTGTGAAACAAAACTATACAGAAGCTTTTAAATACTATAAGCTAGCTTGTGATAATGGGGAGTATGGAGGTTGCACCAATCTTGGACTTTTATATGTGAATGGTCAAGGTGTGGAGCAAAACTACAAAGAGGCTTTTAAATACTTTAAGTTAGCTTGTGATAATGGAGTGCATATAGGTTGCACCAATCTTGGATTTTTATATGTGAATGGTCAAGGTGTGGAGCAAAACTACAAAGAGGCTTTTAAATACTTTAAATTAGCTTGTGATAATGGAGAATATAAAGGTTGCGGTAATCTTGGAGTTTTATACGAAAATGGCCAAGGTGTAAGACAGAGCTATAGCACGGCAAAGGAGTATTATGGCAAGGCTTGCGACTTGGGCGATCAACAAGGTTGTGATGCATTTGCAACGCTTGGCAAATATGGCTACTAG
- a CDS encoding methionine ABC transporter ATP-binding protein: MVEVKNLSKSYGKNEVLKDINFNINDGEIFALVGHSGAGKSTLLRCLNGLENYQKGSVKINDIEISNIKKDKLREFRKNIGMIFQNFALMSRKTVFENVALPLKVWKFDSSEINKRVKELLKLVGLENRQNFYPRELSGGQKQRVAIARALALNPKILLSDEATSALDPNTTKSILALLKKINEELKITIVLVTHEMDVVKSIANRAVLLDNGKIVNAGNIQELFLKPNENMKKFLGYDEILPSFGTNIRLYFPKQHSMECTITNMARKLDINFNIVWGKLEKLNEDVLGNLVINIKNEDTKNVTEYLAKTGVLWEVVKDENGGDFNENSTDDKNLQTKE; the protein is encoded by the coding sequence ATGGTAGAAGTTAAAAATTTAAGTAAAAGTTACGGTAAAAATGAGGTCTTAAAAGATATTAATTTTAACATAAATGACGGTGAAATTTTTGCCCTTGTAGGACATAGTGGCGCAGGTAAAAGCACCCTGCTTCGATGCTTAAACGGACTTGAAAATTATCAGAAAGGCTCCGTTAAAATAAATGATATCGAAATAAGCAATATAAAAAAAGATAAACTTAGAGAATTTCGCAAAAATATCGGTATGATTTTTCAAAATTTTGCTTTAATGAGCAGAAAAACAGTTTTTGAAAACGTGGCTTTACCGCTTAAGGTTTGGAAATTTGACAGCAGCGAAATAAATAAACGCGTCAAAGAGCTTTTAAAACTTGTCGGTCTTGAAAACAGACAAAATTTTTACCCAAGAGAACTGAGCGGTGGTCAAAAACAACGTGTCGCAATAGCAAGAGCCTTAGCATTAAATCCTAAAATTTTACTTAGCGACGAGGCGACAAGTGCACTTGATCCAAATACTACAAAGTCGATTTTAGCGCTACTAAAAAAGATAAATGAAGAGCTTAAAATCACAATTGTGCTGGTAACTCACGAAATGGATGTCGTAAAAAGCATCGCTAATCGCGCTGTTTTGCTTGATAACGGTAAAATCGTAAATGCAGGAAATATCCAGGAACTTTTTTTGAAACCTAATGAAAATATGAAAAAATTTCTTGGATACGATGAAATTTTGCCTTCTTTCGGCACAAATATCAGACTGTATTTTCCAAAACAGCACTCTATGGAATGCACAATTACAAATATGGCGAGAAAACTTGACATAAATTTTAACATCGTGTGGGGAAAATTGGAAAAATTAAACGAGGATGTGCTTGGAAATTTAGTTATAAATATAAAAAACGAGGACACAAAAAATGTTACGGAGTATCTTGCAAAAACGGGCGTTTTATGGGAAGTGGTAAAAGATGAAAACGGGGGCGATTTTAATGAAAATTCCACCGACGATAAAAATTTACAAACAAAGGAATAA
- a CDS encoding methionine ABC transporter permease: protein MVEFLSRICTKFMDGFPAAIWETLYMTLISTFLAFILGLIFAIILFMSAKNGLRPNAKIYRFFDVLTNTLRSFPFIILIIAIAPLTKLIVGTNIGTSATIVPLTIGAAPFIARLIESSFKEVDFGIIEAAESFGASDWQIIFKVVLVEALPSIISNITMTLIVIIGFSAMAGVVGGGGLGTLAINRGYNGFDNEILYIAVVVLLIIVQIFQSLGDWLYKITKK, encoded by the coding sequence ATGGTTGAGTTTTTAAGTAGAATTTGCACCAAATTTATGGATGGCTTTCCTGCTGCTATTTGGGAAACACTTTATATGACACTGATTTCAACATTTTTAGCCTTTATTTTGGGGCTTATTTTTGCGATTATTCTATTTATGAGCGCAAAAAACGGATTAAGACCTAACGCTAAAATTTACAGATTTTTCGATGTTTTGACAAATACTTTGCGAAGTTTTCCGTTTATCATTTTAATTATCGCAATCGCGCCGCTTACTAAGTTGATAGTAGGCACAAATATAGGCACGTCAGCTACAATTGTACCGCTTACAATCGGCGCTGCACCATTTATAGCACGACTTATTGAAAGTTCATTTAAAGAGGTTGATTTCGGCATAATCGAAGCGGCGGAAAGTTTTGGGGCTAGCGACTGGCAAATAATTTTTAAAGTTGTTTTGGTTGAGGCACTGCCGTCAATCATTTCAAACATCACAATGACACTTATCGTAATTATCGGCTTTTCGGCAATGGCTGGCGTAGTAGGAGGCGGTGGACTTGGCACACTGGCGATAAATCGCGGATATAACGGCTTTGATAATGAAATTTTATATATCGCCGTTGTAGTATTGCTGATAATCGTGCAAATTTTTCAAAGTCTTGGAGATTGGCTTTATAAAATTACAAAAAAATAG
- a CDS encoding c-type cytochrome has translation MKKLLVVAALAAACSGSLFAADGAELYKKCVQCHGKNAEMQYFKKVPALNTVAKEERLETMKALKAGELNGGKGKFGLGAVMKVQMSKLSEEDLAAVNDYIETLK, from the coding sequence ATGAAAAAATTACTAGTAGTAGCTGCTTTGGCGGCAGCATGTAGTGGAAGTCTCTTTGCAGCTGACGGTGCTGAACTTTATAAAAAATGTGTTCAATGCCACGGTAAAAATGCAGAGATGCAATATTTTAAAAAAGTTCCTGCTTTAAATACAGTCGCTAAAGAGGAAAGACTTGAAACTATGAAAGCATTAAAAGCAGGCGAACTTAATGGCGGAAAAGGTAAATTCGGTCTTGGCGCCGTTATGAAAGTTCAAATGTCAAAACTTAGCGAAGAAGATTTAGCAGCAGTAAATGATTATATCGAAACTTTGAAATAG
- a CDS encoding c-type cytochrome, with protein sequence MRDLKILIILIIVIGFTYYGIEPYAHSIMNPTVADANYDVELEDKQLANTNVENAKIEFENSKKEVEKSANLLQKIEKKGKENEIKEAKKALDAAKANLKSAENTLESAKNTQDKYTLFWDDINKIDLSKGDAAQGADLFMGACYSCHGLKSAGLDPVSDANTSSEAYGVNPPDLSSAGYLYSDKFLAAIIKNPAMATKVDHKFGEERMHPMIPFTAMEDESKEISSIVAYLKSVAPKNMENSAVFEDACQRCHDLRYDKRKMTSLPNFVKDYMGSFPPDLSTMIKSRGADYLHKFINDPQKMLPGTAMPRTGLNEKAETQVIDYLYEVGDGNKANREKTALYIMLYFVILSVFAWLFKRQVWSKLH encoded by the coding sequence ATGAGAGATCTTAAAATTTTAATCATATTAATTATTGTTATAGGTTTTACTTATTATGGAATTGAACCTTATGCACATAGCATAATGAATCCGACTGTCGCAGATGCTAATTATGATGTTGAATTGGAAGATAAGCAACTTGCAAATACAAATGTGGAAAATGCTAAGATTGAGTTTGAAAATTCTAAAAAAGAAGTGGAAAAATCTGCTAATTTACTTCAAAAAATAGAAAAAAAAGGAAAAGAAAACGAAATTAAAGAAGCTAAAAAAGCATTAGATGCCGCAAAAGCAAATCTTAAAAGCGCAGAAAATACACTTGAATCTGCAAAAAACACACAAGATAAATACACATTATTTTGGGATGATATAAATAAAATTGATTTAAGTAAAGGCGACGCAGCACAAGGCGCTGATTTATTTATGGGCGCCTGCTATTCTTGTCATGGTTTAAAATCAGCAGGATTGGATCCGGTTTCCGATGCAAATACGTCAAGTGAAGCGTATGGTGTCAATCCGCCTGACTTAAGCAGTGCCGGATATTTGTATTCTGATAAATTTTTAGCAGCTATAATTAAAAATCCGGCTATGGCGACAAAAGTGGATCATAAATTCGGCGAAGAACGAATGCATCCGATGATACCATTTACAGCTATGGAAGATGAGTCGAAAGAGATATCAAGCATAGTTGCATATCTGAAATCAGTTGCACCTAAAAATATGGAAAATAGTGCTGTTTTTGAAGATGCTTGCCAAAGATGCCATGATTTAAGATACGATAAACGTAAAATGACAAGTTTGCCGAATTTTGTAAAAGATTATATGGGTTCATTTCCGCCTGATCTTTCTACAATGATAAAATCTAGGGGAGCGGATTATTTGCATAAATTTATAAACGATCCGCAAAAAATGCTTCCAGGAACTGCTATGCCGCGAACAGGTTTAAATGAAAAAGCAGAGACACAAGTGATTGATTATCTTTATGAAGTAGGCGATGGAAATAAAGCGAACAGAGAAAAAACCGCTTTGTATATAATGCTTTATTTTGTAATTTTGTCTGTTTTTGCATGGTTATTCAAACGTCAAGTTTGGAGTAAATTGCATTAA
- a CDS encoding cytochrome b — translation MAHIKKATGLLDWFDQRLATNKFMKVMMSEYWIPKNINFLWAMGVTLLVLFLFLFISGLMLVMYYKPDANLAFDSVNFTIMQEVEYGWLWRHIHAVSASVTFLIIYIHMFVGIYFRSYKKGREMIWIGGMLLFIVFSAEAFSGYMLPWGQMSYWAAMVITNLFGGIPVIGDALVEWIRGDYAVSDPTLTRFFMLHVCLLPIVTIAIIAFHFYSLRFPHVNNLEGEEIDFDLEAEKFLEGKTKESKVIPFWPGFLSKDIFYVSLFMIFFFYLVGFQFNFAMDPINFDPADNLKTPTHIYPEWYFLWQYEILRGFFFDIGSLKAADIGFIAFGFAGISLFLLPWLDRSDKVAPAHKNYAFLIWFWVLLIDMVFLTIFGKLPADGATFGISNSLIGFILSMIYILEIVLVLPLITIAERKRG, via the coding sequence ATGGCACACATAAAAAAAGCAACTGGACTTTTGGATTGGTTTGATCAACGATTGGCTACAAATAAATTTATGAAAGTGATGATGAGCGAGTATTGGATTCCTAAAAATATTAACTTTTTATGGGCTATGGGCGTTACATTGCTTGTTTTATTTTTATTTTTGTTTATTAGCGGGCTTATGCTTGTAATGTATTATAAACCTGATGCAAACCTTGCATTTGATAGCGTAAATTTTACAATTATGCAAGAAGTTGAATACGGATGGCTTTGGAGACATATACATGCAGTTTCAGCATCAGTTACATTTTTGATTATATATATACATATGTTTGTAGGAATTTATTTTAGATCGTATAAAAAAGGTAGAGAGATGATTTGGATTGGCGGAATGCTGCTTTTCATCGTTTTTTCTGCCGAAGCGTTTAGCGGCTATATGCTTCCTTGGGGACAAATGAGTTACTGGGCTGCTATGGTTATTACAAATCTATTTGGCGGAATTCCTGTTATTGGTGATGCTCTTGTAGAATGGATAAGAGGCGATTATGCAGTAAGCGATCCGACACTTACAAGATTTTTTATGCTTCATGTTTGTTTGCTTCCTATTGTTACTATTGCTATTATCGCATTTCATTTCTATTCTTTGAGATTTCCGCACGTAAACAATTTAGAAGGCGAAGAGATAGATTTCGATTTGGAAGCTGAGAAATTCCTTGAAGGAAAAACAAAAGAGAGTAAAGTTATTCCATTTTGGCCTGGATTTTTATCTAAAGATATATTTTATGTAAGTCTTTTTATGATTTTCTTTTTTTATTTGGTAGGTTTTCAATTTAATTTTGCTATGGATCCTATAAATTTTGATCCTGCCGATAATCTAAAAACTCCTACACATATTTATCCTGAATGGTATTTCTTGTGGCAATATGAAATTTTGCGCGGATTTTTCTTTGATATAGGTAGCTTAAAAGCGGCTGATATCGGATTTATAGCGTTTGGATTTGCAGGCATTAGTTTATTTTTGCTTCCTTGGCTTGATAGAAGCGATAAAGTGGCTCCGGCTCATAAAAATTATGCATTTTTGATTTGGTTTTGGGTTCTTTTGATTGATATGGTATTTTTGACAATTTTTGGAAAATTACCTGCTGATGGAGCAACTTTTGGTATCAGTAATTCGCTTATAGGTTTTATATTGTCTATGATTTATATTTTAGAGATTGTTTTAGTGTTGCCGCTTATCACAATTGCTGAAAGAAAAAGGGGTTAA